A DNA window from Drosophila biarmipes strain raj3 chromosome 2R, RU_DBia_V1.1, whole genome shotgun sequence contains the following coding sequences:
- the LOC108036912 gene encoding KAT8 regulatory NSL complex subunit 3 isoform X2 codes for MKEMANPSGVQPKLLEATSSIITYSPSKFLTRVGAGKSTYTTHTHTTTTTATATATKTNNAPVGGANSSYYVVKAGSLGSAASMTGSIKVSSPPKASPVIKSPALVITSPSTPTESSSTISAPSESSFGEKMEHSYMRDTSVRSEVNNGLAPARNILVRHPPQCPSCHTYPPQQEELADMQQAHVPPYDEIAAKEAMNECARIAKYVKNNNSDEQDWVERVNQFNWTHTQQMLFEKVCAILDQDQLARLANDKRQHEPIHRRVSADKSASRLRKVLASVAWETRITQWIHALLMEHLPPSYMASYLEILQTLKTKLPSLVDKMLFSRPLNNSQELLAPVMKKRWEPNILPKGRQLTHNAIMVVLPTMPTSGPVSDRMQKWYQELATITQVVQISLPNTNNRIANQNLDQVAETIVSLTRVKIHELRTENPSRGIILVGFNAGSALALQVALSESVACVVCMGFAYNTMRGPRGTPDDRMLDIKAPILFVIGQNSARTSQEEMEGLRERMQSESSLVVVGSADDALRVPKSKRRIEGVTQSMVDYMVVEEVFDFVSRTLSNPPGPRMPTSLMHQPGYQRQQKQPTHILADGNANKAVQQMRKRKIDGGLDDSMLQPAKSKFVPHIGRPRTRPLPNVGGSAGSVIQKGASHPDNPKLRSEELNQSIKFILDDALDYEDAHSGLGGSAGVPKVITPGALGKQLPAVNLAAGTKIKMIPPNQFVQISKPLSSQGKLINYTLSKPGGGTATTATIGSIVKTLPSSAVSGQQIFTLKTPTGQTQQFATAGSSTGVVGSSTSTGAGQQKYTVFKNANGMTMLHLTKSVPTTAASSPSGNMDLSNIIDMPIVFADNEGNIPEHQQADKDIKPAPIRSANKSPLIISQKIIKEANKPPGMVTASAAPKTGNIVLNKSLQQLFTPAPGGTVSSQNKLVYLNRNTIKPMGNVVTGTHRVPIRIVSSPKTGGGVTTTTTAANSPIMVDPATGSLVTSVKTLNVQTIKSSGSGLAQGTLRQAGNVASKGYSQFQVINSSTPVTAKSVSGDGKTPVRNIYFKSATGLKPVTMLGNRIPGGTVVSSSAATSTGASAVRRVVNIGPASKVASSSTTPTTSATTSTPNKN; via the exons aTGAAGGAAATGGCAAATCCGAGCGGAGTTCAGCCGAAGTTACTGGAGGCCACCTCCTCGATAATAACCTACAGTCCCAGCAAGTTCCTCACGCGCGTTGGAGCAGGCAAAAGCACCTAtaccacacatacacacaccaCTACAACCACAGCGACGGCGAccgcaacaaaaacaaacaatgcgCCAGTGGGTGGAGCCAATTCCTCCTACTATGTGGTTAAGGCGGGATCCCTGGGCAGCGCAGCCTCCATGACGGGGTCCATTAAAGTCAGCTCGCCGCCAAAGGCTTCGCCGGTGATTAAGTCGCCCGCCTTGGTCATCACATCGCCCTCAACGCCAACCGAGAGT TCCAGCACCATTTCGGCGCCAAGTGAATCCTCGTTTGGCGAGAAAATGGAGCACAGCTATATGCGCGACACATCAGTTCGCAGCGAAGTTAACAATGGCCTCGCGCCGGCCAGGAACATCCTGGTGCGCCATCCTCCGCAGTGTCCCAGTTGTCACACCTACCCGCCgcagcaggaggagctggCTGACATGCAACAGGCACATGTGCCGCCCTACGATGAGATAGCCGCCAAGGAGGCAATGAATGAATGCGCTCGCATTGCAAAATACGTGAAGAACAACAATTCGGATGAGCAGGACTGGGTCGAGCGTGTTAATCA ATTTAATTGGACGCACACTCAGCAGATGCTATTTGAGAAAGTCTGTGCCATTCTGGACCAGGACCAGTTGGCTCGCCTGGCCAACGACAAACGCCAACACGAGCCCATACACCGTCGCGTCAGTGCGGACAAGTCCGCCTCTAGGCTGCGCAAAGTTCTGGCCAGCGTGGCCTGGGAGACACGCATCACACAGTGGATTCACGCACTGCTCATGGAGCACCTGCCGCCCTCGTACATGGCCTCTTATCTGGAAATTCTGCAGACGTTGAAAACCAAGCTGCCTTCATTGGTGGACAAGATGCTGTTCAGCAGGCCACTGAACAATAGCCAGGAGTTGCTGGCGCCGGTAATGAAAAAGCGCTGGGAGCCGAACATCCTGCCGAAGGGCCGTCAACTCACGCACAATGCCATCATGGTGGTGCTGCCCACTATGCCCACCAGTGGGCCAGTTTCAGATCGCATGCAGAAGTGGTACCAGGAATTGGCCACTATCACTCAGGTGGTTCAGATCTCGCTGCCTAATACAA ACAACAGAATTGCCAATCAGAATCTGGACCAGGTGGCCGAGACCATTGTGTCCCTCACACGCGTCAAGATCCACGAACTGCGCACGGAAAATCCTAGTCGGGGCATAATACTTGTCGGCTTCAACGCTGGTTCTGCCTTGGCTCTGCAGGTTGCACTTTCGGAAAGTGTTGCATGTGTGGTTTGCATGGGATTTGCTTACAACACGATGCGTGGTCCCCGAGGGACACCCGACGATCGCATGCTGGACATTAAGGCGCCGATACTGTTTGTCATCGGGCAGAATTCTGCCCGTACCAGTCAGGAGGAAATGGAAGGCTTGCGCGAGCGAATGCAGTCCGAGTCTTCGCTGGTGGTAGTGGGCAGTGCTGATGATGCTCTACGGGTACCAAAAAGCAAGCGACGCATAGAAGGCGTTACCCAGTCCATGGTGGATTACATGGTGGTT GAGGAAGTCTTCGACTTTGTGAGTAGAACTCTAAGCAATCCCCCTGGACCTCGAATGCCCACATCCTTGATGCACCAGCCGGGCTATCAACGCCAACAGAAGCAGCCAACACACATCCTGGCCGATGGAAACGCAAACAAGGCCGTTCAACAGATGCGCAAGCGGAAAATCGACGGTGGTCTTGACGATTCAATGCTTCAGCCGGCCAAGTCGAAGTTTGTGCCCCACA TTGGAAGACCCCGAACTCGCCCCCTCCCTAATGTCGGTGGCTCGGCCGGCTCTGTCATCCAAAAAGGCGCATCTCATCCAGACAATCCGAAGTTGAGAAGTGAAGAACTAAACCaatccattaaattcatactAGATGATGCCCTGGACTACGAAGATGCGCACTCTGGACTGGGTGGATCAGCAGGCGTGCCCAAGGTGATCACTCCAGGCGCTTTGGGGAAACAACTGCCTGCCGTTAATCTCGCAGCCGGCACCAAGATTAAGATGATACCCCCCAACCAGTTTGTTCAAATCTCCAAGCCCCTTTCGTCACAGGGAAAACTCATCAACTACACGCTGAGCAAGCCAGGTGGGGGAACAGCCACCACCGCCACCATTGGCAGCATTGTAAAGACGCTGCCAAGTTCAGCGGTTAGTGGCCAGCAGATCTTCACCTTGAAAACGCCCACGGGACAAACGCAGCAATTCGCAACTGCTGGCTCATCGACGGGTGTAGTCGGTTCGTCGACATCCACAGGAGCGGGTCAACAGAAGTACACGGTGTTCAAGAACGCCAACGGCATGACCATGCTGCATCTTACAAAGAGTGTACCCACCACAGCGGCTAGCAGTCCTTCGGGGAATATGGATTTGTCCAACATTATCGATATGCCCATTGTTTTTGCCGACAACGAGGGTAACATTCCCGAGCATCAACAGGCGGACAAGGATATTAAACCAG CCCCCATTCGAAGCGCCAATAAGAGCCCTTTGATCATAAGTCAGAAGATCATAAAGGAGGCTAATAAGCCTCCAGGCATGGTCACCGCCAGTGCAGCACCAAAGACGGGCAACATAGTGCTCAACAAAAGCCTTCAGCAGTTGTTCACCCCTGCGCCGGGGGGAACCGTCTCCAGTCAGAATAAACTGGTGTACCTTAACCGGAATACAATAAAACCAATGGGAAATGTGGTGACCGGTACTCATCGGGTGCCTATTAGGATTGTGAGCAGTCCGAAGACGGGAGGAGGAgtgaccaccaccaccacagccGCCAACAGTCCAATCATGGTGGATCCTGCTACAGGATCTCTGGTAACCAGTGTCAAGACCCTCAATGTGCAGACCATCAAGTCATCGGGTTCTGGTCTCGCGCAAGGAACTCTTCGACAAGCGGGCAACGTGGCCAGCAAGGGCTATTCGCAGTTCCAGGTGATCAATAGCAGCACTCCGGTGACAGCCAAAAGCGTTTCTGGAGACGGTAAGACGCCCGTGCGAAACATCTACTTCAAATCCGCCACCGGACTCAAGCCAGTAACGATGTTGGGAAATCGCATACCGGGCGGAACCGTTGTTTCGTCATCAGCGGCCACCTCTACGGGAGCTTCTGCCGTGCGTCGTGTGGTCAACATCGGGCCCGCTTCCAAGGTGGCGAGCTCGTCGACAACACCAACAACTTCAGCTACTACTTCGACCCCAAACAAAAACTAG
- the LOC108036912 gene encoding KAT8 regulatory NSL complex subunit 3 isoform X1 has translation MKEMANPSGVQPKLLEATSSIITYSPSKFLTRVGAGKSTYTTHTHTTTTTATATATKTNNAPVGGANSSYYVVKAGSLGSAASMTGSIKVSSPPKASPVIKSPALVITSPSTPTESSSTISAPSESSFGEKMEHSYMRDTSVRSEVNNGLAPARNILVRHPPQCPSCHTYPPQQEELADMQQAHVPPYDEIAAKEAMNECARIAKYVKNNNSDEQDWVERVNQFNWTHTQQMLFEKVCAILDQDQLARLANDKRQHEPIHRRVSADKSASRLRKVLASVAWETRITQWIHALLMEHLPPSYMASYLEILQTLKTKLPSLVDKMLFSRPLNNSQELLAPVMKKRWEPNILPKGRQLTHNAIMVVLPTMPTSGPVSDRMQKWYQELATITQVVQISLPNTNNRIANQNLDQVAETIVSLTRVKIHELRTENPSRGIILVGFNAGSALALQVALSESVACVVCMGFAYNTMRGPRGTPDDRMLDIKAPILFVIGQNSARTSQEEMEGLRERMQSESSLVVVGSADDALRVPKSKRRIEGVTQSMVDYMVVEEVFDFVSRTLSNPPGPRMPTSLMHQPGYQRQQKQPTHILADGNANKAVQQMRKRKIDGGLDDSMLQPAKSKFVPHNRAQKPKPPRLIDPFAAKRKVGRPRTRPLPNVGGSAGSVIQKGASHPDNPKLRSEELNQSIKFILDDALDYEDAHSGLGGSAGVPKVITPGALGKQLPAVNLAAGTKIKMIPPNQFVQISKPLSSQGKLINYTLSKPGGGTATTATIGSIVKTLPSSAVSGQQIFTLKTPTGQTQQFATAGSSTGVVGSSTSTGAGQQKYTVFKNANGMTMLHLTKSVPTTAASSPSGNMDLSNIIDMPIVFADNEGNIPEHQQADKDIKPAPIRSANKSPLIISQKIIKEANKPPGMVTASAAPKTGNIVLNKSLQQLFTPAPGGTVSSQNKLVYLNRNTIKPMGNVVTGTHRVPIRIVSSPKTGGGVTTTTTAANSPIMVDPATGSLVTSVKTLNVQTIKSSGSGLAQGTLRQAGNVASKGYSQFQVINSSTPVTAKSVSGDGKTPVRNIYFKSATGLKPVTMLGNRIPGGTVVSSSAATSTGASAVRRVVNIGPASKVASSSTTPTTSATTSTPNKN, from the exons aTGAAGGAAATGGCAAATCCGAGCGGAGTTCAGCCGAAGTTACTGGAGGCCACCTCCTCGATAATAACCTACAGTCCCAGCAAGTTCCTCACGCGCGTTGGAGCAGGCAAAAGCACCTAtaccacacatacacacaccaCTACAACCACAGCGACGGCGAccgcaacaaaaacaaacaatgcgCCAGTGGGTGGAGCCAATTCCTCCTACTATGTGGTTAAGGCGGGATCCCTGGGCAGCGCAGCCTCCATGACGGGGTCCATTAAAGTCAGCTCGCCGCCAAAGGCTTCGCCGGTGATTAAGTCGCCCGCCTTGGTCATCACATCGCCCTCAACGCCAACCGAGAGT TCCAGCACCATTTCGGCGCCAAGTGAATCCTCGTTTGGCGAGAAAATGGAGCACAGCTATATGCGCGACACATCAGTTCGCAGCGAAGTTAACAATGGCCTCGCGCCGGCCAGGAACATCCTGGTGCGCCATCCTCCGCAGTGTCCCAGTTGTCACACCTACCCGCCgcagcaggaggagctggCTGACATGCAACAGGCACATGTGCCGCCCTACGATGAGATAGCCGCCAAGGAGGCAATGAATGAATGCGCTCGCATTGCAAAATACGTGAAGAACAACAATTCGGATGAGCAGGACTGGGTCGAGCGTGTTAATCA ATTTAATTGGACGCACACTCAGCAGATGCTATTTGAGAAAGTCTGTGCCATTCTGGACCAGGACCAGTTGGCTCGCCTGGCCAACGACAAACGCCAACACGAGCCCATACACCGTCGCGTCAGTGCGGACAAGTCCGCCTCTAGGCTGCGCAAAGTTCTGGCCAGCGTGGCCTGGGAGACACGCATCACACAGTGGATTCACGCACTGCTCATGGAGCACCTGCCGCCCTCGTACATGGCCTCTTATCTGGAAATTCTGCAGACGTTGAAAACCAAGCTGCCTTCATTGGTGGACAAGATGCTGTTCAGCAGGCCACTGAACAATAGCCAGGAGTTGCTGGCGCCGGTAATGAAAAAGCGCTGGGAGCCGAACATCCTGCCGAAGGGCCGTCAACTCACGCACAATGCCATCATGGTGGTGCTGCCCACTATGCCCACCAGTGGGCCAGTTTCAGATCGCATGCAGAAGTGGTACCAGGAATTGGCCACTATCACTCAGGTGGTTCAGATCTCGCTGCCTAATACAA ACAACAGAATTGCCAATCAGAATCTGGACCAGGTGGCCGAGACCATTGTGTCCCTCACACGCGTCAAGATCCACGAACTGCGCACGGAAAATCCTAGTCGGGGCATAATACTTGTCGGCTTCAACGCTGGTTCTGCCTTGGCTCTGCAGGTTGCACTTTCGGAAAGTGTTGCATGTGTGGTTTGCATGGGATTTGCTTACAACACGATGCGTGGTCCCCGAGGGACACCCGACGATCGCATGCTGGACATTAAGGCGCCGATACTGTTTGTCATCGGGCAGAATTCTGCCCGTACCAGTCAGGAGGAAATGGAAGGCTTGCGCGAGCGAATGCAGTCCGAGTCTTCGCTGGTGGTAGTGGGCAGTGCTGATGATGCTCTACGGGTACCAAAAAGCAAGCGACGCATAGAAGGCGTTACCCAGTCCATGGTGGATTACATGGTGGTT GAGGAAGTCTTCGACTTTGTGAGTAGAACTCTAAGCAATCCCCCTGGACCTCGAATGCCCACATCCTTGATGCACCAGCCGGGCTATCAACGCCAACAGAAGCAGCCAACACACATCCTGGCCGATGGAAACGCAAACAAGGCCGTTCAACAGATGCGCAAGCGGAAAATCGACGGTGGTCTTGACGATTCAATGCTTCAGCCGGCCAAGTCGAAGTTTGTGCCCCACA ACCGCGCCCAAAAGCCGAAGCCACCGCGCCTCATTGATCCGTTTGCTGCTAAGCGAAAGG TTGGAAGACCCCGAACTCGCCCCCTCCCTAATGTCGGTGGCTCGGCCGGCTCTGTCATCCAAAAAGGCGCATCTCATCCAGACAATCCGAAGTTGAGAAGTGAAGAACTAAACCaatccattaaattcatactAGATGATGCCCTGGACTACGAAGATGCGCACTCTGGACTGGGTGGATCAGCAGGCGTGCCCAAGGTGATCACTCCAGGCGCTTTGGGGAAACAACTGCCTGCCGTTAATCTCGCAGCCGGCACCAAGATTAAGATGATACCCCCCAACCAGTTTGTTCAAATCTCCAAGCCCCTTTCGTCACAGGGAAAACTCATCAACTACACGCTGAGCAAGCCAGGTGGGGGAACAGCCACCACCGCCACCATTGGCAGCATTGTAAAGACGCTGCCAAGTTCAGCGGTTAGTGGCCAGCAGATCTTCACCTTGAAAACGCCCACGGGACAAACGCAGCAATTCGCAACTGCTGGCTCATCGACGGGTGTAGTCGGTTCGTCGACATCCACAGGAGCGGGTCAACAGAAGTACACGGTGTTCAAGAACGCCAACGGCATGACCATGCTGCATCTTACAAAGAGTGTACCCACCACAGCGGCTAGCAGTCCTTCGGGGAATATGGATTTGTCCAACATTATCGATATGCCCATTGTTTTTGCCGACAACGAGGGTAACATTCCCGAGCATCAACAGGCGGACAAGGATATTAAACCAG CCCCCATTCGAAGCGCCAATAAGAGCCCTTTGATCATAAGTCAGAAGATCATAAAGGAGGCTAATAAGCCTCCAGGCATGGTCACCGCCAGTGCAGCACCAAAGACGGGCAACATAGTGCTCAACAAAAGCCTTCAGCAGTTGTTCACCCCTGCGCCGGGGGGAACCGTCTCCAGTCAGAATAAACTGGTGTACCTTAACCGGAATACAATAAAACCAATGGGAAATGTGGTGACCGGTACTCATCGGGTGCCTATTAGGATTGTGAGCAGTCCGAAGACGGGAGGAGGAgtgaccaccaccaccacagccGCCAACAGTCCAATCATGGTGGATCCTGCTACAGGATCTCTGGTAACCAGTGTCAAGACCCTCAATGTGCAGACCATCAAGTCATCGGGTTCTGGTCTCGCGCAAGGAACTCTTCGACAAGCGGGCAACGTGGCCAGCAAGGGCTATTCGCAGTTCCAGGTGATCAATAGCAGCACTCCGGTGACAGCCAAAAGCGTTTCTGGAGACGGTAAGACGCCCGTGCGAAACATCTACTTCAAATCCGCCACCGGACTCAAGCCAGTAACGATGTTGGGAAATCGCATACCGGGCGGAACCGTTGTTTCGTCATCAGCGGCCACCTCTACGGGAGCTTCTGCCGTGCGTCGTGTGGTCAACATCGGGCCCGCTTCCAAGGTGGCGAGCTCGTCGACAACACCAACAACTTCAGCTACTACTTCGACCCCAAACAAAAACTAG
- the LOC108036912 gene encoding KAT8 regulatory NSL complex subunit 3 isoform X5: MASFFECFNNFLQTGGNVAQNVSQEEQKVAAQPLDGDVELVPPTTPTPSESSSTISAPSESSFGEKMEHSYMRDTSVRSEVNNGLAPARNILVRHPPQCPSCHTYPPQQEELADMQQAHVPPYDEIAAKEAMNECARIAKYVKNNNSDEQDWVERVNQFNWTHTQQMLFEKVCAILDQDQLARLANDKRQHEPIHRRVSADKSASRLRKVLASVAWETRITQWIHALLMEHLPPSYMASYLEILQTLKTKLPSLVDKMLFSRPLNNSQELLAPVMKKRWEPNILPKGRQLTHNAIMVVLPTMPTSGPVSDRMQKWYQELATITQVVQISLPNTNNRIANQNLDQVAETIVSLTRVKIHELRTENPSRGIILVGFNAGSALALQVALSESVACVVCMGFAYNTMRGPRGTPDDRMLDIKAPILFVIGQNSARTSQEEMEGLRERMQSESSLVVVGSADDALRVPKSKRRIEGVTQSMVDYMVVEEVFDFVSRTLSNPPGPRMPTSLMHQPGYQRQQKQPTHILADGNANKAVQQMRKRKIDGGLDDSMLQPAKSKFVPHIGRPRTRPLPNVGGSAGSVIQKGASHPDNPKLRSEELNQSIKFILDDALDYEDAHSGLGGSAGVPKVITPGALGKQLPAVNLAAGTKIKMIPPNQFVQISKPLSSQGKLINYTLSKPGGGTATTATIGSIVKTLPSSAVSGQQIFTLKTPTGQTQQFATAGSSTGVVGSSTSTGAGQQKYTVFKNANGMTMLHLTKSVPTTAASSPSGNMDLSNIIDMPIVFADNEGNIPEHQQADKDIKPAPIRSANKSPLIISQKIIKEANKPPGMVTASAAPKTGNIVLNKSLQQLFTPAPGGTVSSQNKLVYLNRNTIKPMGNVVTGTHRVPIRIVSSPKTGGGVTTTTTAANSPIMVDPATGSLVTSVKTLNVQTIKSSGSGLAQGTLRQAGNVASKGYSQFQVINSSTPVTAKSVSGDGKTPVRNIYFKSATGLKPVTMLGNRIPGGTVVSSSAATSTGASAVRRVVNIGPASKVASSSTTPTTSATTSTPNKN, translated from the exons ATGGCTTCATTCTTCGAGTGCTTCAACAATTTCCTGCAGACCGGCGGCAATGTGGCGCAGAATGTGTCGCAGGAGGAACAGAAAGTCGCGGCCCAGCCGCTGGACGGCGACGTAGAGCTAGTCCCGCCAACCACTCCCACGCCCAGCGAGAGT TCCAGCACCATTTCGGCGCCAAGTGAATCCTCGTTTGGCGAGAAAATGGAGCACAGCTATATGCGCGACACATCAGTTCGCAGCGAAGTTAACAATGGCCTCGCGCCGGCCAGGAACATCCTGGTGCGCCATCCTCCGCAGTGTCCCAGTTGTCACACCTACCCGCCgcagcaggaggagctggCTGACATGCAACAGGCACATGTGCCGCCCTACGATGAGATAGCCGCCAAGGAGGCAATGAATGAATGCGCTCGCATTGCAAAATACGTGAAGAACAACAATTCGGATGAGCAGGACTGGGTCGAGCGTGTTAATCA ATTTAATTGGACGCACACTCAGCAGATGCTATTTGAGAAAGTCTGTGCCATTCTGGACCAGGACCAGTTGGCTCGCCTGGCCAACGACAAACGCCAACACGAGCCCATACACCGTCGCGTCAGTGCGGACAAGTCCGCCTCTAGGCTGCGCAAAGTTCTGGCCAGCGTGGCCTGGGAGACACGCATCACACAGTGGATTCACGCACTGCTCATGGAGCACCTGCCGCCCTCGTACATGGCCTCTTATCTGGAAATTCTGCAGACGTTGAAAACCAAGCTGCCTTCATTGGTGGACAAGATGCTGTTCAGCAGGCCACTGAACAATAGCCAGGAGTTGCTGGCGCCGGTAATGAAAAAGCGCTGGGAGCCGAACATCCTGCCGAAGGGCCGTCAACTCACGCACAATGCCATCATGGTGGTGCTGCCCACTATGCCCACCAGTGGGCCAGTTTCAGATCGCATGCAGAAGTGGTACCAGGAATTGGCCACTATCACTCAGGTGGTTCAGATCTCGCTGCCTAATACAA ACAACAGAATTGCCAATCAGAATCTGGACCAGGTGGCCGAGACCATTGTGTCCCTCACACGCGTCAAGATCCACGAACTGCGCACGGAAAATCCTAGTCGGGGCATAATACTTGTCGGCTTCAACGCTGGTTCTGCCTTGGCTCTGCAGGTTGCACTTTCGGAAAGTGTTGCATGTGTGGTTTGCATGGGATTTGCTTACAACACGATGCGTGGTCCCCGAGGGACACCCGACGATCGCATGCTGGACATTAAGGCGCCGATACTGTTTGTCATCGGGCAGAATTCTGCCCGTACCAGTCAGGAGGAAATGGAAGGCTTGCGCGAGCGAATGCAGTCCGAGTCTTCGCTGGTGGTAGTGGGCAGTGCTGATGATGCTCTACGGGTACCAAAAAGCAAGCGACGCATAGAAGGCGTTACCCAGTCCATGGTGGATTACATGGTGGTT GAGGAAGTCTTCGACTTTGTGAGTAGAACTCTAAGCAATCCCCCTGGACCTCGAATGCCCACATCCTTGATGCACCAGCCGGGCTATCAACGCCAACAGAAGCAGCCAACACACATCCTGGCCGATGGAAACGCAAACAAGGCCGTTCAACAGATGCGCAAGCGGAAAATCGACGGTGGTCTTGACGATTCAATGCTTCAGCCGGCCAAGTCGAAGTTTGTGCCCCACA TTGGAAGACCCCGAACTCGCCCCCTCCCTAATGTCGGTGGCTCGGCCGGCTCTGTCATCCAAAAAGGCGCATCTCATCCAGACAATCCGAAGTTGAGAAGTGAAGAACTAAACCaatccattaaattcatactAGATGATGCCCTGGACTACGAAGATGCGCACTCTGGACTGGGTGGATCAGCAGGCGTGCCCAAGGTGATCACTCCAGGCGCTTTGGGGAAACAACTGCCTGCCGTTAATCTCGCAGCCGGCACCAAGATTAAGATGATACCCCCCAACCAGTTTGTTCAAATCTCCAAGCCCCTTTCGTCACAGGGAAAACTCATCAACTACACGCTGAGCAAGCCAGGTGGGGGAACAGCCACCACCGCCACCATTGGCAGCATTGTAAAGACGCTGCCAAGTTCAGCGGTTAGTGGCCAGCAGATCTTCACCTTGAAAACGCCCACGGGACAAACGCAGCAATTCGCAACTGCTGGCTCATCGACGGGTGTAGTCGGTTCGTCGACATCCACAGGAGCGGGTCAACAGAAGTACACGGTGTTCAAGAACGCCAACGGCATGACCATGCTGCATCTTACAAAGAGTGTACCCACCACAGCGGCTAGCAGTCCTTCGGGGAATATGGATTTGTCCAACATTATCGATATGCCCATTGTTTTTGCCGACAACGAGGGTAACATTCCCGAGCATCAACAGGCGGACAAGGATATTAAACCAG CCCCCATTCGAAGCGCCAATAAGAGCCCTTTGATCATAAGTCAGAAGATCATAAAGGAGGCTAATAAGCCTCCAGGCATGGTCACCGCCAGTGCAGCACCAAAGACGGGCAACATAGTGCTCAACAAAAGCCTTCAGCAGTTGTTCACCCCTGCGCCGGGGGGAACCGTCTCCAGTCAGAATAAACTGGTGTACCTTAACCGGAATACAATAAAACCAATGGGAAATGTGGTGACCGGTACTCATCGGGTGCCTATTAGGATTGTGAGCAGTCCGAAGACGGGAGGAGGAgtgaccaccaccaccacagccGCCAACAGTCCAATCATGGTGGATCCTGCTACAGGATCTCTGGTAACCAGTGTCAAGACCCTCAATGTGCAGACCATCAAGTCATCGGGTTCTGGTCTCGCGCAAGGAACTCTTCGACAAGCGGGCAACGTGGCCAGCAAGGGCTATTCGCAGTTCCAGGTGATCAATAGCAGCACTCCGGTGACAGCCAAAAGCGTTTCTGGAGACGGTAAGACGCCCGTGCGAAACATCTACTTCAAATCCGCCACCGGACTCAAGCCAGTAACGATGTTGGGAAATCGCATACCGGGCGGAACCGTTGTTTCGTCATCAGCGGCCACCTCTACGGGAGCTTCTGCCGTGCGTCGTGTGGTCAACATCGGGCCCGCTTCCAAGGTGGCGAGCTCGTCGACAACACCAACAACTTCAGCTACTACTTCGACCCCAAACAAAAACTAG